The Gadus macrocephalus chromosome 20, ASM3116895v1 genome includes a region encoding these proteins:
- the nms gene encoding uncharacterized protein nms, whose protein sequence is MSLLPSFTQLCLLQMFWCYSGWSTSTDSFLNPFNQWTDDIDLGQIPRLYRREEVGNLVWRDENEEQVQNVFKRFLFHYSKLTTP, encoded by the exons ATGAGCCTGCTACCCTCCTTCACACAGTTGTGTCTGCTACAGATGTTCTGGTGCTACAGCGGCTGGAGCACCTCGACCG ATTCCTTCCTGAATCCGTTCAATCAGTGGACGGATGATATTGATTTAGGACAG ATTCCAAGGCTttacaggagggaggaggtcggAAATCTGGTGTGGAGGGATGAGAACGAG GAACAAGTACAGAATGTGTTCAAGAGA TTCCTCTTTCATTATTCAAAGCTCACAACGCCTTAG
- the pdcl3 gene encoding phosducin-like protein 3 isoform X2 codes for MQDPNEDTEWNDILRRKGVLPPKEIIKDEEEEAALAREQQSIVKTYESMSLQELEENEDEFSDEDESAMEMYRQKRLAEWKATQLKNVFGSLEEISGQDYVKEVNQAGEGIWVVLHLYKQGIPLCTLINQHLAELARKFPQAKFLKSISTTCIPNYPDRNLPTVFVYHEGEMKAQFIGPLVFGGMNLKADELEWRLAESGAIKTDLEENPKKQIQDHLMSSIRSSLPTGRDSESDDD; via the exons ATGCAG GACCCAAATGAGGACACTGAGTGGAACGACATCCTTCGGCGCAAGGGGGTCCTCCCTCCCAAGGAGATCAtcaaggatgaggaggaggaggcggcgctgGCCCGAGAGCAGCAGTCCATCG TGAAGACCTACGAGAGCATGAGTctgcaggagctggaggagaatgAAGACGAGTTCAGTGATGAAGACGAATCAGCTATGGAGATGTACCG ACAGAAGCGTCTGGCGGAGTGGAAGGCCACACAGCTGAAGAACGTGTTCGGATCACTGGAGGAGATCTCGGGTCAGGACTACGTCAAGGAGGTGAACCAGGCTGGAGAGGGCATCTGGGTGGTGCTGCACCTCTACAAACAGGG CATACCTCTGTGCACACTGATCAACCAGCACCTGGCGGAGCTGGCCAGGAAGTTCCCCCAGGCTAAATTCCTCAagtccatctccaccacctgcaTCCCCAACTACCCCGACCGCAACCTGCCCACAGTGTTCGTCTACCACGAGGGGGAGATGAAGGCTCAGTTCATTGGCCCCCTCGTCTTCGGGGGCATGAACCTCAAGGCTGACG AGCTCGAGTGGAGGTTAGCAGAGTCCGGCGCCATCAAGACAGACCTGGAGGAGAACCCCAAGAAACAGATCCAGGACCATCTGATGAGCTCCATCAGGTCCTCACTGCCCACGGGCAGAGACAGCGAATCGGACGACGACTAG
- the pdcl3 gene encoding phosducin-like protein 3 isoform X1, whose protein sequence is MSSMQKYSQPWVCDPNEDTEWNDILRRKGVLPPKEIIKDEEEEAALAREQQSIVKTYESMSLQELEENEDEFSDEDESAMEMYRQKRLAEWKATQLKNVFGSLEEISGQDYVKEVNQAGEGIWVVLHLYKQGIPLCTLINQHLAELARKFPQAKFLKSISTTCIPNYPDRNLPTVFVYHEGEMKAQFIGPLVFGGMNLKADELEWRLAESGAIKTDLEENPKKQIQDHLMSSIRSSLPTGRDSESDDD, encoded by the exons ATGTCTAGTATGCAGAAGTACAGTCAACCATGGGTGTGT GACCCAAATGAGGACACTGAGTGGAACGACATCCTTCGGCGCAAGGGGGTCCTCCCTCCCAAGGAGATCAtcaaggatgaggaggaggaggcggcgctgGCCCGAGAGCAGCAGTCCATCG TGAAGACCTACGAGAGCATGAGTctgcaggagctggaggagaatgAAGACGAGTTCAGTGATGAAGACGAATCAGCTATGGAGATGTACCG ACAGAAGCGTCTGGCGGAGTGGAAGGCCACACAGCTGAAGAACGTGTTCGGATCACTGGAGGAGATCTCGGGTCAGGACTACGTCAAGGAGGTGAACCAGGCTGGAGAGGGCATCTGGGTGGTGCTGCACCTCTACAAACAGGG CATACCTCTGTGCACACTGATCAACCAGCACCTGGCGGAGCTGGCCAGGAAGTTCCCCCAGGCTAAATTCCTCAagtccatctccaccacctgcaTCCCCAACTACCCCGACCGCAACCTGCCCACAGTGTTCGTCTACCACGAGGGGGAGATGAAGGCTCAGTTCATTGGCCCCCTCGTCTTCGGGGGCATGAACCTCAAGGCTGACG AGCTCGAGTGGAGGTTAGCAGAGTCCGGCGCCATCAAGACAGACCTGGAGGAGAACCCCAAGAAACAGATCCAGGACCATCTGATGAGCTCCATCAGGTCCTCACTGCCCACGGGCAGAGACAGCGAATCGGACGACGACTAG